The following nucleotide sequence is from Aquificaceae bacterium.
TGAACCACTACTCTCGTGTTTTTGTCTACAAGGATTGCCATGACTTAACCTCCTTATAAATTTTTGCTATTTTTCTTTCCAGAAGCTCAGCTAACCTTAGGTAAGCAGGTTTGAGTCTCCCATCAAAGTTTTTGAAATACTTACATAATTCCTTCAATGTAGTTCCTTCCTTGAAAAGCACTTTCATTATTCCATCTTCTTCCCATAAAGCATCGTTCTCAACTATTTTCTTCCAGGTGCTTACTGATATGCCCTTTAATTTATTAAAACTATCTTCTACATCTGAGTCATAGTCTATTACTGGAAAATCTGGTAGGGTTTTCTTCCAGCTTTCTATACAACATACCAAATTATCCCAATCTTGACCTATACGGAAAAATTCAAATAGCTCTCTGCCATAAAAAAGATAAACCTCCAAGTTAAAAAAACTACTAAGCTCGCTTAACTTGCTCTCGTAATAATTTTTATTCTTCTGGAAGGTATTGTCAATAAAATACATTATTCCCACTAAGTTCTCATATTCGCCATAAACCTCAATAAACGCCTCTAACTTCCTTTGAAAATTAAAAATCTGCCCCTCTTTTTTAGACGAGTCATGGTCGTCTCTAACCTTTACTTCTATTAAATATGCAGATTTATCATCTTCAAGCAGTATATCCACGCTAAGATTTTTTCCATTGAAAGTTAATCTCTCGTTTACTTTTGAATTGAAACCATGTTCCTTAAAAATATTCGCTATTATATCTTCCATAGCATCACCAAATTTAATCTCGTGAAATTGTAGTAGAAATTGTATAGCTTTCGCATAGGGCTTAGTAGGTCTGAAAAGTCCTATAAACCTTTCTGGATTTTCCGCTAATCTCTCAATGAGTTCTTGTTTATCTTTACCAAATATGGCATCGTTTAGGACAGAAATTATATCTTCACACCTCATGTTTTAACCTGTTCGTATAGTGATTTAGTTCCTATAGAAGCTAACCTCTTTACTGTCCATTCTACATATTCCCCCTTCTTTTCTATCATAGTCCATCTTCGACCGAGCATGCTTGCGGTATAGCCAGTAGTCCCAACTCCAGCCATAGGGTCTAAAATAAGGTCTCCCTCCTTTGTAGAAACAAGAATTATTCTTTTAAGAAGTTCAACGGGTTTTTGTGTGGGATGAACTTTTTTGCCCTTTTCATCCTTTAGTCTTTCCTCCCCTGTGCATATGGGTATTCTCCACACATTCTCGTAAACCTTTCCAATGCCAAAGGCTTTTGCGTATTCTTTGTTAAAGGTGTATTTTTTGACGCTTTTGTCCTTTACAGCCCATATAAGTGTTTCTGTAGCGTTTGTGAACCTCACTCCAAGCCAATTAGGCATAGGATTAGTTTTTAGCCATATAACATCGTTTAATATCCAAAAGCCCATATCTTGCATTATCTTGCCCCAGCGGTGGATATTATGGTATGTTCCTATAACCCACAGAGTTGCGGTTTCTTTCATAACTCTTTTTACCCTTTGTAAAACCTCTTCCACAAAGCTATCATAGGCTTGGAAGCTTTCAAAGTTGTCCCACTCCTCGCACACTCCGTTAACCTCTGTGCGAACCTTCCATCTCCTTAACTGCTTTTTTGGAAGCTGAAGAAAGTAAGGTGGGTCTATAAAAACCATATCAAAAATACCATCTGGTAGCTTATCCATTACAGTCCTGCAGTCTCCGTGTATAAGAGTGTTTTCTGGATTAGAGCCAGTAAAGTCTTCTTCCCTTACCACACTAAAGTTCATTTCTTGCCAACTCCACCGCCTTCTTTGCACCGTCCCACATATCCACTGCGTTTATAAAGTTTAGTCCAGACTCAGCCAGAAGTCTTCTTCCCTCCTCTACGTTTGTCCCTTCCATACGAACCACAACTGGGACCTTTATTTCTACCATTTTTGCCGCCTCTATGAGACCATGGGCAAGCCTGTCGCATCTAAGGATACCACCGAAGATGTTTATAAAAACCGCCTTTACATTTTTGTCTGCCATGAGTATCCTAAAGGCGTTGGCTATCTGCTCCACGTTGGCACCACCACCCACATCAAGGAAGTTGGCAGGCTCTCCCCCTGCGAGCTTTATTATGTCCATTGTGGTCATAGCAAGCCCTGCACCGTTTACCATACACCCTATGTTTCCATCCAGCTTTATGTAGTTAAGGTTATACCTCTTTGCTTCCACCTCAAGAGGGTCAAGCTGAGTGAGGTCTTCAAGCTCTTCAAGGTCCTTGTGCCTTATCAGAGCATTGTCGTCTATCTCCACCTTTGCGTCAAGAAGCACAAGGTTTCCTTCTTTTGTAAGGACAAGTGGGTTTATCTCCACAAGGCTTGCATCAAGGTCAATATACGCCTTGTAGAGAGCCAAGGCTATCTTCACAAACTCGTTAACAGGGAGTCCAAGCTTAAAGGCTATCCTTCTTGCTTGAGAAGGCATAAGACCCAAGGCTGGGTCTATGTGGAGCATGTGTATGGCTTCTGGTTTTTCTTTGGCAACCTCCTCTATTTCCATTCCACCTTCCGCAGAAGCCATCAAAACGGGTTTAGAAACTGCCCTGTCAAGGGTTATAGAGAGGTAGTATTCCCTTTCTATGTTGGTAGCCTTTTCTATCCATACCCTGCTTACAGGTTTTCCATCAGGGCACTGGAAGGTCTTAAGCACTTTCCCAAGCATACTCTCCACCGCTTGCTGGAGTTCTTCTGCGTTTTTGACCAGCTTTACACCGCCAGCCTTTCCACGCCCACCGCAGTGCACCTGAGCCTTTACCACAAGAGGAAACTCCCCGAGCTCTTCGCACGCCTGCAGGGCTTCTTGAAGGCTAAAGGCTACTCTTCCCTCTGGCACAGGAAGACCGTATCTTTTCAAAAGCTCCTTTGCCTGATGCTCGTGCAGTTTCATGCCTGCCTCCGTAAAGGTTTGTGAGTTAAAAGATTATAACAAAGCTCATAGACTTTTGCCACCAAGCTCAAAAACTAACTCCTTAAACCTCTCCCCTCTTTCCTTGTAGTCTCTAAACATATCAAAGGAAGCACAAGCTGGAGAAAAGAGAATAATGTCTCCCTGCTTGGCAAACTCAAAGGCTTTTGATACCGCAGACTCAAGGTCTTTTTCCACATAGACCTCGCAACCCTGCCAAGCCTTTGCGATTTTCTCCCGTGCCTCACCTATGAGGATGCTGAACCTTGTCTTTTTCTTAACAAGCTCCTTTATACCTTCAAAATCTCCACCCTTGTCCTTCCCACCTGCTATTAAGATAACCTTACCATCCTCAAAACTTTCAAGAGCGGACCTTAAGGCGTTAACGGTGGTAGACTTAGAATCGTTGTATACCTCTACACCACCAAAACTTCCCATATACTCCATCCTATATGGCAGTCCAGAAAAGCTATAGAGAACTTCCTGTATTATCTCCTTCTCCACACCCATAAGTCTTGCCATAGCACCCGCAAAGAGGGCATTGTGCCAGTTGTGTTTTCCTCTTATTTTGAGCCTCTCCACTTCAAAGAGCTCCTCACCAAGAAAGTAGGCTTTGCCTTCTTTTATATAACCCTGTGAGCCTTCTTCAAGAAGTAAAAACTTCCTTGCCTTGCTTGGTGTCTCGCTAACCCTTGGGTCCCTTGCGTTCAATAATAGAAAATCCTCTTCTCCTTGTCTTGAAAAGATGTTTCTTTTGCTCTCAAGGTAGTCTTGGAGGCTCGGATGCCAATCAAGGTGGTCCTCCGAAAAGTTTAGAAAAGCACCCCCTATGGGTCTAAAGGTTTTTAGACTTTTACCCTGAAAGGAGGAAACCTCAAGCACCGCAAGACAAGAGGGATTGCTTAGAACTATCTCAGAGAAAGGCTTACCTGCGTTTGCTCCCTCCTCCACGTTGGCATAGACCTCTTTTAGCATAAGGTATGTAAGCCTTGTGGTGGTAGATTTTCCATCTGTGCCGGTGATAGCCAAGGCTTTGCCTTCAAAAAACCTCCAAGCGAGCTCAAGCTCTCCTATAACCTCTATACCCTTCCTTTGTGCTTCTTTCCAAAGAGCGTGATGTGGTGGTATGCCCGGAGAGAGAACCACCGTATCCACTATATGTAGGAACTCTTCAAAGCTATCACCCTTTGCATCGTCTCCTGCATACACCTCAAAGCCTTTAGCCTTCAAAAGGTTAACCGCAGACCTTCCACTAACGCCAAGACCCCAGACAAGAACTCTCTTCATTGAGTTTAAAATTCTACCATGGCGTTTTAGAACCTTAAGTAAGCTCCTTATGTATACCTTCCATATATATCCTTTCAAGAATCCTTCTCGCTATAGGCGCTGCTGCCGCACCTCCAGAACCTCCATGCTCCACAATAACCCCTATCACAAAAACAGGGTCTCTGTATGGTGCAAAACCTACAAACCACGCATGGTCTCTAAGATGATATGGCAGGTTTCTTCTTCTTACACTTAAGGCGGATACTTGAGCGGTCCCCGTTTTGCCTGCTATTTCTACTATCCTTGAAAAGGCGGAGGTAGCAGTTCCTGACTTTACTACACTTCTGAGTGCTTCCCTAACTATGGCAAAATATTCTGGCTTTGCCTTTACAACCTTGTATACGCTTCTTTTTGCTTTCCATATAGTATTACCCTTTGCATCCCTTTTCTCCTTAACCAAAATAGGTCTGTATATAACTCCATTGTTGGCTATTGCCATCATCATAAGGGTTTGCTCAAAAAGAGTGGACTTCATATATCCTTGCCCAATGGATATGTTAACCGTGTCTCCACCATACCAAGGCTCTTTTATTCTACTTCTTTTCCATTCAGGCGTGGGTATAAAACCTCTTGCAAGAGGAAGTTCAAAGGGTATTTCTTCTCCATAGGAAAAGCTCCTATAAACTCTCTCCATCTCTCTTGGACCAAGTTTGTAGTAGCCAAAGTGGTAAAAGTAAACATCGCAAGAATCTCTTATAGCTCCATGCAGGTTCTCCCAGCCATGCCCTCTTCTATTCCAACATGAAAACCTTCTGTTTCCAAGCTCAAAATATCCTCTACACACCACACCTTCCCTTGGAGACACACCCTTTTGGAGCAGAGCTATTCCCAGTGCAGGTTTTACAACAGACGCTGGAGGGTATTTTCCTTGCGTTGCCCTATTGAAGAGTGGTCTGAATTTATCGTTGTTGTATTGATGCCATAAGTCTGTTATTCTGTTTGGGTCAAAGGATGGATAGCTCAGAAGTGCCAACACTTCGCCCGTCCTCGTATCCATAATAAGAACCGCACCAGCCTTGTGTCCAGAATCCCTAAAAACCTCATAGGCTATTTTCTGTATTCTTGAATCTATGGTGGTTAAGATAGTTATTCCCTTTTCTGGCTCTTTATAACCGAGATTTCTTATAATCCTCCCCACTGCGTTTACCATAACCTCCTCAGCCCCCACTTTGCCCAGAAGTTCCGCATCAAAAGCCCTCTCAAGACCATACGCACCCACTAAACTTTGACTTCCTATCCTGTCCGCATATCGCTGAAAGTGTTTTTCCGTTGGGTAAGAAACATATCCCACTACGTGAGCACATACTTCACCTAAAGGATAGTTTCTTGTTGGCACAGTATTTATGAAAACTCCCGGTAGCTTGTAGCTGTAATTATAGAATTTATCTATATCCTCCTGTGTCTTTAACTCCGTTAAGAAAATAGGCTCTATAGTCTTCTTATTTTTTATGCTCTCATAGTCCAATTTTACCCCGAATAGTTTTTCAACATTTGACAAAACCTCCCTAAGATTATCTTCTTCTTGCAGTTTTTGATGGTCAAGAAGGAGTATATACTTGGGTGTATCGTAAGCCAATTTCTCTCCCCTCCTGTCTAAAATATCCCCTCTTTGAGGATATATGACCCTTTTCCTCACATAATTCCTCTGTGCAAGTTTCTTATAATATTCACCCTTAAAAAGCTGGAGATAGACCAGTCTGAGGAATATAAGAAGGTACACAAATAAACCAAAAAGCATAAGAAATAAAAGGCGTCTTCTACTCATGGTTCTCTGCTTAGCTGTTTTCCTGAAATAAGGTAGAGAAAGACAACTTCAAAGGTGAGACTCAAGGGCAAAAGCCAGAGGTTAAAGTCCGTATAGTATTTAAGTCTAAACAAAAGAATAAGCCAAAGTTTTTCAAGCAAGGAGAGAAAAAAGTAAGCAATCAGCAAAGAAAACTTGCTGGGAATTTCTATCCTCTGCCTCATCATATTAAAAAGAATAGCAAAAAATATATGCCCTGATAGATGCAATCCAAGAGAATCCAGAAATAGGTCAAGGAAAAAACCTGTAATAGAGGCTTTTTTAAGCCACCCTCTGTCTTCTCTAAAAAGGTAAAGGCATAGGTATGCGAGGAGAAAATTCGGAGACAAAAGCATGTTATGAAAGATACTGGTTAGCACAGAAGCCTGAAAATACGCAAGCAGGAATGCTATTATGTAAAACTTCATAACCTTTCCCTTATAACGACAAGAAAGGAAACTCTTCTTATGTCCAAGTAAGGCTTGACCTCTACCTTTTTAAAAAAGCCCTTTCCATCATGGTATACTTCTTCAACAGTGCCAATTTTGAACTGGGGGAAAGTTTTACCTGGAATTCTCACATAAACCACATCACCAATGTTTATTTCATCTTCTACCTTGACATATAGCAAAGACCCTGTAGGAAACCCTCCTTTGTATATATACGCCTTACCTCCAACCTCAGCACTAAGGGTGAATTCCTCAGAAAAAACAGTTCTTATTCTCGAAGAACTTCCATAAACGTTGTCTACGATACCCACCAGACCTTCTCCAGAAAAGGCTAACATACCCTCGGAGATACCACTATCTTGTCCTTTGTTTATGAGTACAAAAGTGTCCCTACCCGATGGGTCATAGGCAATCACGCTTGCATAAACTATTGAATATCTACTTAGATTGAAGGGTATATCCATAACTTGACTTAAGCTTTTGAGGTCTTTTTCGCAGGCAAGAAGTTGAGCTTTGTATAATTTGTATTCTTCAACCTCCTTTCTTAGTCTGCTGTTTTCTTCGCTCACATTTTTTAAAAACAGGTAAGTCTCTACAATTCTTTTTGTGTTTTCTTGTATATTACCCTTTAACTCCAAAAAAGGATAAACCGCTAATCTAAGAAAGTTATAAACTTGGTTCAGGTAGGGGAGCGTAGAGAAGTTGATAAAGTAAACTATAACGCTCAACAGTAGGGCAGTAATAGGTGCAATATAGCTTTTCATATCATGGAGACTTTCCTTATCAGTTCTATGTTATCAAGAACCTTTCCTACTCCGCGGGCAACTGCGGTTATGGGGTCTTCACAATAGTGGGTCTTTATGCCTGTTTCACGTTCAATTCTCACGTTAAGGTTTCTAAGGAGAGAACCACCTCCAGCCAAGGTTATGCCTCTCTCTGCAATGTCGGAAGCGAGTTCTGGTGGAGTCCTTTCTAAGGTAGACTTTACTGCGTTTACTATGGAAGCTATTACATCTTCAAGGGCTTCCGTAACATCCTTATTGCTTATCTTTACAACCCTTGGAAGCCCTGTTATATCCCTTCCTTTTATTTCCATAACTCTCTCTTCTTCCTCGTATATGGCACTGCCCAGTTCTATTTTTACCCTTTCTGCAGTCTGCTCGCCTATTAGAAGGTGATGTTTTTTCTTCACATGCTGTATTATAGCCTCGGTCATCTCATCGCCTGCTACCCTTATGGAATTGGAAACCACTATGCCCGCAAGCGAAATGACCGCTATCTCTGTAGTGCCACCGCCTACGTCTACTACCATATTGCCTATAGGTTCTTCTATGGGAAGCCCAGCACCTATGGCAGCAGCCATGGGTTCCGCTATGAGATAGACCTCTCTCGCTCCCGCACTTTTTGCAGCGTCAATGACCGCCCTTTTTTCTACCTGTGTAACCCCAGAGGGCACGCCTATGACAACTCTTGGTTTTGCCTTGAATATGCTTCCCCCTATTGCCTTGTTTATAAAATGAGAAAGCATAATCTTTGTGGCTTCAAAGTCCGTTATCACACCATCTCTGAGAGGTCTGACAGTTTGTATATTCTCTGGAGTTTTCCCGAGCATTTCCTTTGCCTCTTTACCTACCGCCAAAACTCTGCCAGAACGCACATCAATCGCAACGATGGAAGGTTCATGCAGCACTATACCCTTTCCCTGAGCGTAAACCACCGTGTTGGCAGTGCCGAGGTCTATGCCTATGTTGTTAACAATAAAGCCTAAAAGGTTTGCTAATTTGCTTAACATCTCTAATATTATAAACTATGGAAGCTACTTTAAACAGGAAATACGAAGAAAAGCTCTTCAAGGTCCTTGGATACGAAGACAGTAAGGTTAAAAAAGCTATTGAATTCATAGAAGAAAAACACGCAGGACAGTATAGAAAGTCTGGCGAACCCTATGTAGTCCATCCCTTAGAAGTTGCCATTATCCTTGCGGAGCTGGGTATGGACGTAGATACGGTGGTTGCAGGGCTCTTACATGACGTGCTTGAGGATACAGAGACCACATATGAGGAATTAAAGGAGAACTTTGGTAAGGATGTGGCGGATATAGTGGAAGGTGTAACTAAACTGGGAAAGATACACTTCAAGGATGTGCAGGCTCAAAAGGCGGAAAATTACAGAAAGCTCATCTTTGCCTTTTCAAAGGACCTAAGAGTGATATTTGTAAAGCTGGCGGACAGGCTTCACAATATGAAAACCTTGCAGTATTTTAGCAAGGAAAAGCAGGTTAGAATAGCAAGAGAAACCCTTGAAATATACGTTCCCATAGCAAACCGGCTTGGTCTTTGGAAGATAAAAACAGAGCTTGAAGACCTGTGTTTTATGTATCTTTATCCAAAGGAATACGAAGAGGTTAAAAACTTTGTGGGAAACACAAAAAAGGAACTTGAGGATTATCTCAAGAGGCTTTTTATACCAAAACTAAAGGAGGAGCTCAAAAGGGCGGGCATACGAGCACAGGTATTTTATAGACCAAAGCACTTATATGGCATATGGCAAAAAGCCTTGAGGAAAGGTATAAAACTTGAAGATGTGCATGATATCTTAGGTGTTAGAGTTATAGTAGACACAGTTCAAGAGTGCTATCTTGTGCTTGGCTTAGTTCATAGCGTATTCAAGCCAGTCCCGGGAAAGTTTGATGACTATATATCTCTGCCTAAGCCAAATCTCTACCAGTCCTTGCATACTACGGTTATAGGTCCAAAGGGTAGGATGGTGGAGGTGCAGATACGCACATGGGAAATGCATGAAAGGGCGGAAAAGGGTATTGCTGCACACTGGGCTTATAAAGAAGGCAAAAGTGTAAAGGATGGTGGAGTATACTCTTGGTTGAAGGGTCTTGTGGAAAGCATAAAGGGAAGCAAGAATCCTCAAGAGCTTTTGGAAAACCTAAAATTGGAGCTATTTTCTGAAGAAGTTTTTGTCTTTACTCCAAAGGGAGACCTTGTGGTTCTTCCAAAGGGTGCAACGCCTGTAGACTTTGCTTATCACATACACACAGATATAGGCAACCACTGTGCTGGAGCAAAGGTAAATGGCAGGCTTGTTCCTCTCAATTATAAACTTCAAAACGGGGACATGGTGGAGATAATAACCAATCCTAACAAGAAGCCTAATCAAGAATGGTTGAATTTTGTGGTTACCTCTAAGGCAAAAAGCAGAATAAAGGCGGTTTTAAAGGAGCTTGAAAGGGAGAGATACATACAGATAGGAAAAGAGAAGTTTGAGCTGTATTTACAAAAGCTGGGTATTGGCAGAGAGGTTTTACTGAATAAACTCATTGAGGAGACAAAGGCAAAAACAGAAGAGGAGCTTTATCTACTCTTGGGAAGTGGAAAGCTCTCAAAGGAAAGGGTATTCTCCCTTTTTAGGAAAACCCAAAAGGAAAAGCCTCCAGAAAGGGTAGAAGATATAATCCACATAGACGGGCTTGGGAACGTGCTACATACCCTTGCGGAGTGCTGTAATCCCTTGCCAGGAGAAGAGGTTTACGGCGTCATATCAAGAGGCAAGGGCTTGGTTATACATTCAAAGGATTGTCCTAACCTAAAGCATCTATGGAGTGTATCACCAGAAAAGGTCATAAAGGTCTTGTGGAGCAAGTCTCAAGGACTGCATCCAGTAAGGTTAAGGCTAATAGTCAAAGACCGTATGGGTATTTTGGGAGAAGTGACTACCACCATAGCAAAATCTGGTGCAAACATAACGGAAGCCAGAACCAAAAGCCTACCCTCTGGTCAAGCACTAATGGATTTTACACTGCAAGTGGAAAACTACCAGAGCTTTTTGAGGGTCAAGGAAGCTCTAAAGGGTTTAGAGGGTGTGGAAAGCGTGCAGAGGTTGATGGGGTGAGAAGATAGAAAGCTCAAAGCTCAATACAATCTGAAGTTTTCCCGAGATTTAAGTTCTTCTATTAACTTTTTCCTCAGATAAGGCAGTTGCTCATAAATGCTTCTGGCTATAAGCACGCCGTCCGCATCCCAGTTTCCTGCAGGCTCTGGTTCTACGTATGTAGGGTCTTTTCTTGCTATTTCTAGGTATCTAAATGCTACCGCTGTCATATGTATGTTCCATCTACCTACGCCAAAGAGTAAAAAGGTTTCCTCCACAAAACATCTGGGCAATCGCCTATATATTCCTTCCATTACATAATCAACGGTGGTTTCTGCCTTTTGATAAATATCTGATTCTTCGTTTCCTGCATTTATAAATACTCTGATTGTGACCCATTTTAGCATCTCAAAGAGTAAACCAGGTATAAGAAAACCCCACACAAGGTCCTCAAGTTTCTCTATGCCTGTTATGAGAAATTGCTTCACAGTAGTGAATTTAATA
It contains:
- the murD gene encoding UDP-N-acetylmuramoyl-L-alanine--D-glutamate ligase; its protein translation is MKRVLVWGLGVSGRSAVNLLKAKGFEVYAGDDAKGDSFEEFLHIVDTVVLSPGIPPHHALWKEAQRKGIEVIGELELAWRFFEGKALAITGTDGKSTTTRLTYLMLKEVYANVEEGANAGKPFSEIVLSNPSCLAVLEVSSFQGKSLKTFRPIGGAFLNFSEDHLDWHPSLQDYLESKRNIFSRQGEEDFLLLNARDPRVSETPSKARKFLLLEEGSQGYIKEGKAYFLGEELFEVERLKIRGKHNWHNALFAGAMARLMGVEKEIIQEVLYSFSGLPYRMEYMGSFGGVEVYNDSKSTTVNALRSALESFEDGKVILIAGGKDKGGDFEGIKELVKKKTRFSILIGEAREKIAKAWQGCEVYVEKDLESAVSKAFEFAKQGDIILFSPACASFDMFRDYKERGERFKELVFELGGKSL
- a CDS encoding site-specific DNA-methyltransferase; amino-acid sequence: MNFSVVREEDFTGSNPENTLIHGDCRTVMDKLPDGIFDMVFIDPPYFLQLPKKQLRRWKVRTEVNGVCEEWDNFESFQAYDSFVEEVLQRVKRVMKETATLWVIGTYHNIHRWGKIMQDMGFWILNDVIWLKTNPMPNWLGVRFTNATETLIWAVKDKSVKKYTFNKEYAKAFGIGKVYENVWRIPICTGEERLKDEKGKKVHPTQKPVELLKRIILVSTKEGDLILDPMAGVGTTGYTASMLGRRWTMIEKKGEYVEWTVKRLASIGTKSLYEQVKT
- the sucC gene encoding ADP-forming succinate--CoA ligase subunit beta; the encoded protein is MKLHEHQAKELLKRYGLPVPEGRVAFSLQEALQACEELGEFPLVVKAQVHCGGRGKAGGVKLVKNAEELQQAVESMLGKVLKTFQCPDGKPVSRVWIEKATNIEREYYLSITLDRAVSKPVLMASAEGGMEIEEVAKEKPEAIHMLHIDPALGLMPSQARRIAFKLGLPVNEFVKIALALYKAYIDLDASLVEINPLVLTKEGNLVLLDAKVEIDDNALIRHKDLEELEDLTQLDPLEVEAKRYNLNYIKLDGNIGCMVNGAGLAMTTMDIIKLAGGEPANFLDVGGGANVEQIANAFRILMADKNVKAVFINIFGGILRCDRLAHGLIEAAKMVEIKVPVVVRMEGTNVEEGRRLLAESGLNFINAVDMWDGAKKAVELARNEL
- the mreC gene encoding rod shape-determining protein MreC; protein product: MKSYIAPITALLLSVIVYFINFSTLPYLNQVYNFLRLAVYPFLELKGNIQENTKRIVETYLFLKNVSEENSRLRKEVEEYKLYKAQLLACEKDLKSLSQVMDIPFNLSRYSIVYASVIAYDPSGRDTFVLINKGQDSGISEGMLAFSGEGLVGIVDNVYGSSSRIRTVFSEEFTLSAEVGGKAYIYKGGFPTGSLLYVKVEDEINIGDVVYVRIPGKTFPQFKIGTVEEVYHDGKGFFKKVEVKPYLDIRRVSFLVVIRERL
- the mrdA gene encoding penicillin-binding protein 2: MSRRRLLFLMLFGLFVYLLIFLRLVYLQLFKGEYYKKLAQRNYVRKRVIYPQRGDILDRRGEKLAYDTPKYILLLDHQKLQEEDNLREVLSNVEKLFGVKLDYESIKNKKTIEPIFLTELKTQEDIDKFYNYSYKLPGVFINTVPTRNYPLGEVCAHVVGYVSYPTEKHFQRYADRIGSQSLVGAYGLERAFDAELLGKVGAEEVMVNAVGRIIRNLGYKEPEKGITILTTIDSRIQKIAYEVFRDSGHKAGAVLIMDTRTGEVLALLSYPSFDPNRITDLWHQYNNDKFRPLFNRATQGKYPPASVVKPALGIALLQKGVSPREGVVCRGYFELGNRRFSCWNRRGHGWENLHGAIRDSCDVYFYHFGYYKLGPREMERVYRSFSYGEEIPFELPLARGFIPTPEWKRSRIKEPWYGGDTVNISIGQGYMKSTLFEQTLMMMAIANNGVIYRPILVKEKRDAKGNTIWKAKRSVYKVVKAKPEYFAIVREALRSVVKSGTATSAFSRIVEIAGKTGTAQVSALSVRRRNLPYHLRDHAWFVGFAPYRDPVFVIGVIVEHGGSGGAAAAPIARRILERIYMEGIHKELT
- a CDS encoding rod shape-determining protein yields the protein MLSKLANLLGFIVNNIGIDLGTANTVVYAQGKGIVLHEPSIVAIDVRSGRVLAVGKEAKEMLGKTPENIQTVRPLRDGVITDFEATKIMLSHFINKAIGGSIFKAKPRVVIGVPSGVTQVEKRAVIDAAKSAGAREVYLIAEPMAAAIGAGLPIEEPIGNMVVDVGGGTTEIAVISLAGIVVSNSIRVAGDEMTEAIIQHVKKKHHLLIGEQTAERVKIELGSAIYEEEERVMEIKGRDITGLPRVVKISNKDVTEALEDVIASIVNAVKSTLERTPPELASDIAERGITLAGGGSLLRNLNVRIERETGIKTHYCEDPITAVARGVGKVLDNIELIRKVSMI
- a CDS encoding bifunctional (p)ppGpp synthetase/guanosine-3',5'-bis(diphosphate) 3'-pyrophosphohydrolase; the protein is MEATLNRKYEEKLFKVLGYEDSKVKKAIEFIEEKHAGQYRKSGEPYVVHPLEVAIILAELGMDVDTVVAGLLHDVLEDTETTYEELKENFGKDVADIVEGVTKLGKIHFKDVQAQKAENYRKLIFAFSKDLRVIFVKLADRLHNMKTLQYFSKEKQVRIARETLEIYVPIANRLGLWKIKTELEDLCFMYLYPKEYEEVKNFVGNTKKELEDYLKRLFIPKLKEELKRAGIRAQVFYRPKHLYGIWQKALRKGIKLEDVHDILGVRVIVDTVQECYLVLGLVHSVFKPVPGKFDDYISLPKPNLYQSLHTTVIGPKGRMVEVQIRTWEMHERAEKGIAAHWAYKEGKSVKDGGVYSWLKGLVESIKGSKNPQELLENLKLELFSEEVFVFTPKGDLVVLPKGATPVDFAYHIHTDIGNHCAGAKVNGRLVPLNYKLQNGDMVEIITNPNKKPNQEWLNFVVTSKAKSRIKAVLKELERERYIQIGKEKFELYLQKLGIGREVLLNKLIEETKAKTEEELYLLLGSGKLSKERVFSLFRKTQKEKPPERVEDIIHIDGLGNVLHTLAECCNPLPGEEVYGVISRGKGLVIHSKDCPNLKHLWSVSPEKVIKVLWSKSQGLHPVRLRLIVKDRMGILGEVTTTIAKSGANITEARTKSLPSGQALMDFTLQVENYQSFLRVKEALKGLEGVESVQRLMG